The stretch of DNA TCGAATCACTGATCGGCTATTTATATTTATCAGGTAATGAGGAGCGGCTTGAAAAAATAATTGTGGCTGCTTTTCAAATGGTTGAACAAAAGAAAGGAGACACAATAATATGAGCCAAGATTTAATAATGGGAAAAAACCCTGTCATTGAAGCGCTTAAATCAGGACGGGATATTAATAAAATTTTTATTGCAGAAGGATCCCAAAGCGGACAAATGCAGCAGGTTATCGGGCTTGCGAAAGCCTCGAATGTATTCGTTCAATTTGTTCCAAAGAAAAAATTAGATCAGATGGCAGAAGGAAATCATCAAGGTGTGGTAGCTCAAGTTGCAGCCTATCAATATGCCGAAATGGATGACTTATTTCATGCTGCTGAAAGGAAGAATGAAGCGCCCTTCTTCTTGTTATTGGATGAAATTGAGGACCCTCATAATCTAGGATCGATCATGAGAACGGCTGATGCGGTAGGTGCTCATGGAATCATCATCCCGAAGAGGAGAGCTGTAGGATTGACTGCAACTGTTGCAAAGGCTTCAACTGGTGCGATAGAACATATTCCGGTTGTTCGAGTGACAAATATGGCAAGAACGATAGATGAATTAAAGGAGAAAGGCGTCTGGATCGCAGGGACAGATGCAAAAGGCAGTGAAGATTACCGCCGCTTTGATGGAAGCTTGCCGCTAGGGTTAGTTATTGGCAGTGAAGGCAAGGGGATGGGGCGGTTGATTCGGGATAAATGTGATTTCCTTATCCATTTGCCGATGGCAGGTCATGTCACATCATTGAATGCATCCGTTGCGGCTGCTCTTTTAATGTATGAGGTTTATCGGAAACGACATCCTCTAGAGGGATAAAAATGGACATCCTACTTGTCGACGGTTATAACGTAATCGGTGCTTGGCCGGAACTAAGAGAGCTGAAGAAAAAGGATCTATCTTCAGCTAGAGACCGATTAATCGAAAAAATGGCAGAGTACCAAGGATATTCTGGATATAGAGTGATTGTCGTATTTGACGCTCATTTTGTGAAAGGAACCGAAAAAAAATATAAAGATTCCAAGGTTGAAGTGATTTTTACACGAACGAATGAAACGGCTGATGAGCGAATTGAAAAGCTGGCTATTAGCTTAAATAATAGAAAAACTCAAGTTCATGTAGCGACCTCCGACTATACAGAGCAATGGGCTATATTTGGCCAGGGGGCATTACGAAAGTCATCAAGAGAATTATTAAATGAAATGAATTCAATTGAAAATCGAATAGAGAAAAAAGTAAAGAAAATTCAAGCAAATAAACCCTTCTCGAAACTTCCAATTAGCGAAGAAATGGCAGAAATTTTTGAAAAATGGCGTCGGGGGCAGCAATGAATGGTTGACGCTGGAAAAAATCCTACTGTATAATATTTCTATCTATCTATGCTTGTGCGGTCGGGGGGATCTTAGTGGATACTGACTTGAAAACATTCGACGAGAATAATTTAGAGTATGTGCAGCTTGAAGATGAAGAACTGATTGATTTAGTGCACAAAGGCGAGAGTGAAGCGTTAGATTATTTAATTCATAAGTACCGTAATTTTGTGCGTGCAAAAGCCAGATCTTACTTTTTAATTGGTGCAGACAAGGAAGATATTGTTCAAGAAGGAATGATTGGTTTATATAAGGCCATTCGTGATTTTAAAGAGGACAAGCTATCTTCATTTAAAGCGTTTGCAGAGCTGTGCATAACGAGACAAATTATCACGGCTATTAAAACCGCAACAAGGCAAAAGCATATCCCGTTAAATTCATACGTGTCTTTGGACAAGCCGATCTATGATGAAGAGTCTGATCGGACATTAATGGATGTGATTTCGGGTGCAAAGGTAATGGATCCTGAAGAATTAATTATTAATCAAGAAGAGTTCGATCACATTGAAGTAAAAATGTCTGAGCTTCTAAGTGATCTTGAACGAAAAGTACTCTCCCTCTATTTAGATGGGCAATCCTATCAAGAAATTTCTGAAGAACTGAATCGTCATGTCAAGTCCATTGATAATGCTCTGCAAAGAGTGAAGCGAAAGCTTGAAAGGTATTTAGAGGTCCGCGAAATTTCTTTATAAGTCGTATTCTGATCATCTAACACTCTTTCTTCCAGCTTTCACTGTTATTGACATCATTTATCGTCCGTGATAAAGTTTTAAGGACGTTGAAGTCTTTTAGTAGGTGAAGCAATGAGAAAAAAAGTGGTACTAGCTTGCGAGGAATGCGGTTCTAGAAATTATTCAACAATGAGTAATAAGGAAACCGATCGTTTAGAGCTTAAGAAGTATTGTAAAACATGCAGTAATCATACCATCCATCGTGAAACAAAGTAATTATAGTTATTTATAGATTATGGATATATCTCTTGGGAGTGGGGAGGTTGCAGTATGCAACGCATCTTGAATTTTTTTCGCGATATCGCACGAGAAATGAGAAAGGTCAGCTGGCCGAAACGCAAAGAGCTGACTAGCTACACAATAACAGTTATAGCAACTGTAGCTTTTTTTGCTGTGTTTTTTACAGTGGTTGATTTTGGTATTTCTGAATTGATTCGTATTATTCTTGAATAATCCCTGTATGTCCATGGTATAATGGAGAATATCACAGGAAACTTTTGCAAAGCCCGGAAACGGGTTTTTTATTTGGTTAAAATTATTTATTTATACAGGGAGGGAAGGACGAGCGAGTCCTCTTAAATGGAAAAGAATTGGTATGTTGTTCATACGTACTCTGGTTACGAAAATAAAGTAAAGGCAAACCTGGAGAAGCGTGTAGAATCTATGGGGATGCAAGATAAGATTTTCCGTGTCATTGTGCCGGAAGAAGAAGAAACAGATTTCAAAAACGGTAAAAAGAAAGTTGTAAAACGTAAAGTTTTCCCTGGTTATGTGCTTGTTGAAATTGTCATGACAGATGATTCATGGTATGTCGTGAGAAATACGCCAGGTGTTACAGGCTTTGTTGGATCAGCTGGCTCTGGTTCCAAACCGACTCCATTATTACCCGAAGAGGTCAATGTTATTTTGAAACGGATGGGTGTTGAAGAAAAACGAGTCGACATTAAATTTGAATTAGGGGAAATGGTACAGGTTAAAGAAGGACCATTTGCTAACTTCACAGGTTCTATTGAAGATATTGATAAAGACAAAGCGAAGATCAAGGTTCTTGTTAATATGTTTGGCCGTGATACGCCAGTAGAACTTGATTTTTCACAAATTGAAAAACTATAAGTCGAAACAAGACAATTCTCTAATTTTAAAAGTCACCCTTTCTATTTTTTGAAAAAAACTTGAAATTGACTTTAAAAAGTGATAACATTTCATAGGTCAGTATGTCTCAGAAAATGAGACCGGACAATTGTTGTGTTCTTTATCTTTATATAAAGACTATAAGTTGAGTGGGAGGGGAAATCCCCTATTACCACATCACGGACTTTAAGGAGGTGTGTCTCGTGGCTAAAAAAGTAATCAAACTTGTAAAGTTACAAATCCCTGCAGGTAAAGCAAACCCTGCACCACCAGTTGGACCGGCACTAGGTCAAGCGGGTGTTAATATCATGGGATTCTGTAAGGAATTTAACGCACGTACAGCTGAACAAGCTGGCCTAATCATTCCTGTTGAAATTACGGTTTTTGAAGACCGTTCATTTACATTTATTACGAAAACTCCGCCTGCTGCTGTACTTCTTAAGAAAGCAGCTGGAATCGAGTCTGGTTCTGGTGAACCAAACCGTAATAAAGTAGCAACAGTCAAGCGTGACAAGGTACGCGAGATTGCTGAAACAAAGATGCCTGACCTTAACGCTGCAAGCGTAGAAGCTGCAATGTTAATGGTAGAAGGTACTGCACGCAGCATGGGTATCGTTATCGAAGACTAATCGCGTGTTTCAAGAGTAGGTTGTTGATTTAGGTTGCGTTGCTGAATTTGGTTTCACGCGCAACCTTTATTGCGTCTAGCTCTGACGTGAAAAACGTGTAGCGTTTTTCTTGCGTGGGAGGTTATTCCGCTAAAACCACAATCAAGGAGGAAATAATAATGGCTAAAAAAGGTAAGAAGTATGTTGAAGCTGCCAAGCTTGTAGACAATACAAAAGCATACCCAATTGCAGAAGCGATTGAACTTGCTAAGAAAACAAACTTCACTAAATTTGATGCAACTGTAGAAGTTGCTTTCCGTTTAGGAATTGATCCTAAGAAAGCTGACCAAAATATCCGTGGAGCAGTAGTGCTTCCAAACGGAACTGGTAAAACTCAACGTGTTCTAGTATTTGCGAAGGGTGAAAAAGCGAAGGAAGCAGAAGCTGCTGGTGCAGATTTTGTAGGCGATGCAGATTTCATCAACAAAATCAACCAAGGTTGGTTCGATTTTGATGTTATCGTAGCAACACCTGACATGATGGGTGAAGTTGGTAAGCTTGGTCGTGTATTAGGACCAAAAGGCTTAATGCCAAACCCAAAAACAGGCACAGTTACATTTGATGTTGAAAAAGCTGTAAATGAAATCAAAGCTGGTAAAGTGGAATACCGTACTGATAAAGCTGGTAATATCCATGTTCCTATCGGTAAAGTTTCATTTGAAAACGATAAGCTAATCGAAAACTTCAATACAATTTTCGATACAATGCTTAAAGTTAAGCCTGCTGCTGCAAAAGGTACTTACATGAAGAACGTTTCTGTTACTTCAACTATGGGACCTGGCGTAAAAGTAGATCCATCAACAGTTACTGTTAAGTAATAATTGGTAATATCATTAAAAGATTGACATACAAAAATACATCTAGTATTATGTATTTTGTTGTTAAAATATAATACCATTTGTACCGTAGACAGCAGGTGCTTCATGCTTAATATCCTGCCGAGGTCATACGATAGATTATTTGATTTAATTCCTATTGTATACTCCCTCCACGTCTACTACTGATGTGGAGGTTTTTATTTGTCGGTATAAATGCAGAAATTCTACAGGAGGTGTAAAGATGAGCAGCGTTATCGAACAAAAGAAACAAATCGTAGGAGAAATTGCTGATAAGTTTAAAGCAAGCGCATCAACGGTTGTTGTTGATTATCGTGGTCTAACTGTTGCGGAAGTTACTGAACTTCGTAAACAGCTTCGTGAAGCTGGTGTTGAATTCAAAGTATACAAAAATACTTTAACACGCCGTGCTGCAGAGGCTGCTGAACTTTCTGGTTTAAACGAATTCTTAACTGGTCCAAATGCGGTCGCATTCAGTACTGAAGACGTAGTTGCTCCAGCAAAAATCATTAATGATTTTGCGAAAAAGCACGATGCACTTGAAATTAAAGCTGGTGTAATCGAAGGAACTGTTGCTACAGCAGAAGATGTTAAGGCTCTTGCGGAACTACCATCTCGCGAAGGTTTACTATCTATGCTACTCAGCGTTCTTCAAGCACCTATCCGCAACCTTGCTCTTGCTGCAAAAGCTGTTGCAGACCAAAAAGAAGAACAAGGCGCGTAAGTTGATCTTAAGCTTTAACTATTAAATTCAAACCAAATATAAGGAGGAACTTTAAAATGACTAAAGAACAAATCATTGAAGCAGTTAAAAATATGACTGTTTTAGAATTAAACGACTTAGTAAAAGCTATCGAAGAAGAATTTGGTGTAACTGCTGCAGCTCCTGTAGCTGTTATGGGTGGAGCTGCTGCTGGTGGAGCTGCTGAAGAAAAAACTGACTTTGATGTAATCCTTGCTTCTGCAGGCGATCAAAAAATCAAAGTTATCAAAGTTGTTCGTGAAATCACTGGTCTTGGACTTAAAGAAGCAAAAGAACTTGTTGATAACACTCCAAAACCAATCAAAGAAGGCGCTTCTAAAGAAGAAGCTGAAGAAATCAAAGCTAAACTTGAAGAAGTTGGAGCTGGCGTTGAAGTTAAGTAATATAGATATAAAAAAGCTCGCTATTTAGCGAGCTTTTTTTAAAAGAATAAGAAAGTGATTTTTATTACCTCTCTTTATTTCTACAATTGATTCTCCGCTGGAGGTGACTTTCTCATGTCAGAACATTACTATTCCAAAACACAAAGTACGGATAGCAATCCGAAGTATTGGAGTTTTACTCTTAATAATCATGTGTTTCGCTTTAAAACGGATAATGGTGTTTTCTCAAAAAGTGAAGTTGATTTTGGATCAAGATTACTCATTGATGTGTTTAAACAACCAGAGATAGAGGGGGATATCCTTGATGTCGGCTGTGGATACGGTCCAATTGGACTTTCAGCAGCTAAGCTTATGAATAACCGGCTTGTCCACATGGTTGATGTCAATTCTCGAGCGATAGGTCTTGCAAGAGAAAATGCAGAGTTAAATAATATCAAGAATGTATGTATTTATGAAAGTGACCGTTTGGAGAATGTGAAGAGCGAGAAGTTTGCTGCTATTTTGACCAATCCGCCAATTCGTGCTGGAAAAAAAGTTGTCCATGATATTTTCGAGCAGAGCTACAATAAATTATTGCCTGGCGGCGATCTCTGGGTAGTTATTCAAAAAAAGCAAGGAGCACCTTCTGCTATTGAAAAGCTAACAGAGTTATTTGGTGATGTAGAGACGGTTGAAAAGAGAAAAGGCTATTATATTTTAAGAGCAAAAAAAGATTGACTTGACTTTTTTCTTATGTTAACGTTATATAATGCCAACATAATATTTTCCGTTTAATTCCTAAAATACACAAACACTGTATAAAATTAGCATTAACGGGAAATAATGACAAAATAATAGTCGTAATGTGAAAATGTGGTTTTTGACTTAAAAACCCTTTTTCTTTTTGTCTTATGATAAGTGAAAGCTGTATAGCTACAGCGCCTAGGAGCTTGAGGTCATAAGACAATCCGTCAAAAGGTTAAAGGACAACTTTTCGCGGGTTTGTCTTATGTTTGTTGCTCCTAGGCAAGGTGCTTCCGCTTTTATTATAAAAACGCTTGATTTGAGGGGTGAATCAGTTGATAGGTCAACTTGTTCAGTATGGACGACACCGCCAACGTAGGAGTTACGCACGAATCAGTGAAGTTTTAGAATTACCAAATCTAATCGAAATCCAAACCTCTTCTTATCAATGGTTTCTTGATGAGGGTTTACGTGAAATGTTCCAGGACATTTCTCCGATTGAAGACTTTACTGGTAATTTGTCGCTTGAATTTATTGATTACAGCCTTGGCGATCCAAAGTATTCCGTTGAGGAATCGAAAGAACGAGATGTTACATATTCTGCACCATTGCGTGTGAAAGTGCGTCTTGTAAACAAAGAAACAGGCGAAGTTAAAGACCAGGATGTCTTTATGGGTGACTTCCCGCTTATGACAGAAACAGGTACATTTGTAATTAATGGAGCGGAACGTGTTATCGTTTCGCAATTAGTGCGTTCACCAAGTGTATACTTTAGTGGAAAACTAGATAAAAACGGGAAAAAAGGCTTTACAGCAACTGTAATCCCGAACCGCGGCGCTTGGCTTGAGTATGAAACAGATGCCAAGGATGTCGTTTACGTTAGAATAGATCGTACTCGGAAACTGCCCGTTACGGTTCTTTTGCGTGCCCTTGGATTCGGCTCTGATCAAGAAATCATTGATTTGATTGGAGATAATGAATACATTCGCAACACGTTAGAAAAAGATAATACAGAAGGTACAGATAAGGCTTTATTAGAAATTTATGAGCGCCTTCGTCCAGGAGAACCTCCTACAGTAGAAAATGCAAAAAGCTTATTAATTTCAAGATTTTTTGACCCTAAGCGTTATGATTTAGCGAATGTTGGTCGATACAAAATTAATAAAAAGCTCCACATAAAAAATAGATTATTCGGACAACGACTTGCTGAAACGCTTGTTGATCCGGAAACAGGCGAGATTATTGCTGAAAAAGGGGTTACCCTTGATCGCCGTACTTTAGATCGTATTCTTCCAAAATTAGAGGAGAATATCGGTTTTAAGACGATTAGTCTTTATGGCGGAGTAGTGGAAGAGGACATCACTCTACAATCAATCAAAATTTATGCTCCTAACGAAGATGGCGAAAAGGCTATTAATGTAATTGGAAATGCTTATGTTGAAGAAGCAGTGAAGAATATTTCACCTTCAGATATCATTGCTTCAATCAGTTACTTCTTTAACCTGCTTCATTCAGTTGGAGATACAGATGATATCGACCATTTAGGAAATAGACGTTTGCGCTCTGTTGGTGAGCTTTTACAAAACCAATTCCGCATCGGTTTATCAAGAATGGAACGTGTTGTACGAGAAAGAATGTCAATTCAAGATACAAACACGATTACTCCACAGCAATTAATTAATATTCGACCTGTTATTGCGTCAATTAAAGAGTTTTTCGGAAGCTCGCAGTTATCTCAATTTATGGATCAAACGAATCCTCTTGCGGAATTAACGCATAAACGCCGTTTATCTGCACTAGGACCAGGTGGTTTAACACGTGAACGAGCAGGGTTTGAAGTACGTGACGTTCACTATTCACACTATGGCCGTATGTGTCCAATTGAAACACCAGAGGGACCGAACATTGGATTGATTAACTCTTTATCTTCATTTGCGAAAGTTAACCGATTCGGGTTCATTGAAACACCGTACCGTCGTGTTGATCCTGAAACAGGAAAAGTAACAGACCGTATTGACTACTTAACTGCTGATGAAGAGGATAATTATGTAGTGGCTCAGGCAAACGTGCTTCTTGGCGATGATGGTTCCTTCCTTGAAGAGGAAGTAGTCGCTCGTTTCAAGGGTGAAAACACAGTTGTTGCACGTGATCGTGTCGATTACATGGACGTTTCGCCGAAGCAAGTTGTTTCTGCAGCAACAGCATGTATCCCGTTCCTTGAGAATGATGACTCCAACCGTGCCCTAATGGGAGCAAACATGCAGCGTCAAGCTGTACCATTAATGCAGCCAGAAGCACCAAGAGTTGGAACAGGAATGGAATATGTGTCAGGAAAAGACTCTGGTGCAGCGGTTATCTGTAAGCATGAGGGAATTGTTGAACACGTTGAAGCCCGTGAAGTATGGGTTCGTAGAATCGTTAATGTAGATGGCCAAGAAGTTAAAGGCGATCTTGATAAATACAGAATGCTCAAGTTCATCCGTTCTAATCAGGGAACTTGTTACAACCAACGTCCAATTGTTGCTGTCGGCAATCGTGTGACAAAGGGTGAGATTCTTGCTGATGGTCCTTCTATGGAGCTTGGCGAATTAGCTCTTGGCCGTAATGTTCTAGTTGCCTTCATGACATGGGATGGCTATAACTATGAAGATGCGATCATCATGAGTGAGCGTCTTGTTAAAGATGATGTATATACGTCTATTCATATTGAAGAATATGAGTCAGAATCACGTGATACAAAGCTTGGACCAGAAGAAATCACACGAGATATTCCGAACGTAGGGGAAGATGCACTTCGCAACCTTGACGAGCGTGGAATCATCCGTACTGGTGCTGAAGTAAAGGATGGAGATCTTTTAGTTGGTAAAGTAACTCCTAAAGGTGTGACAGAACTAACAGCAGAAGAAAGACTTTTACATGCAATCTTTGGCGAAAAAGCGCGTGAAGTCCGCGATACTTCCCTCCGTGTTCCTCATGGTGGAGGCGGTATTGTCCTTGATGTGAAGGTATTCAACCGAGAAGATGGTGATGAGCTCCCACCTGGAGTGAATCAGCTTGTACGTGTCTACATTGTTCAAAAGCGTAAAATCTCCGAAGGGGATAAGATGGCTGGACGACATGGTAACAAAGGGGTTATCTCTCGCATTTTACCAGAGGAAGATATGCCGTATATGCCAGATGGCACACCTGTTGATATCATGTTAAACCCACTAGGGGTTCCATCACGTATGAATATCGGACAGGTGCTTGAGCTTCACCTTGGTATGGCGGCAAGATCACTTGGTATTCATGTTGCTTCCCCTGTTTTCGATGGTGCGACGGAGGAAGATGTTTGGTCAACGATTGAAGAAGCAGGTATGGCTAGAGACGCGAAGACGGTTCTTTATGACGGAAGATCTGGAGAACCATTTGACAACCGTGTATCAGTCGGTGTCATGTATATGATTAAGCTTGCACACATGGTTGATGATAAGCTTCATGCACGTTCTACAGGTCCTTACTCTCTTGTTACTCAGCAGCCGTTGGGCGGTAAAGCTCAATTCGGTGGACAGCGTTTCGGGGAGATGGAAGTTTGGGCGCTTGAAGCATACGGTGCTGCCTATACTTTACAGGAAATTTTAACTGTTAAATCTGACGATGTA from Cytobacillus dafuensis encodes:
- the rlmB gene encoding 23S rRNA (guanosine(2251)-2'-O)-methyltransferase RlmB, which codes for MSQDLIMGKNPVIEALKSGRDINKIFIAEGSQSGQMQQVIGLAKASNVFVQFVPKKKLDQMAEGNHQGVVAQVAAYQYAEMDDLFHAAERKNEAPFFLLLDEIEDPHNLGSIMRTADAVGAHGIIIPKRRAVGLTATVAKASTGAIEHIPVVRVTNMARTIDELKEKGVWIAGTDAKGSEDYRRFDGSLPLGLVIGSEGKGMGRLIRDKCDFLIHLPMAGHVTSLNASVAAALLMYEVYRKRHPLEG
- a CDS encoding NYN domain-containing protein, with the translated sequence MDILLVDGYNVIGAWPELRELKKKDLSSARDRLIEKMAEYQGYSGYRVIVVFDAHFVKGTEKKYKDSKVEVIFTRTNETADERIEKLAISLNNRKTQVHVATSDYTEQWAIFGQGALRKSSRELLNEMNSIENRIEKKVKKIQANKPFSKLPISEEMAEIFEKWRRGQQ
- the sigH gene encoding RNA polymerase sporulation sigma factor SigH, which gives rise to MDTDLKTFDENNLEYVQLEDEELIDLVHKGESEALDYLIHKYRNFVRAKARSYFLIGADKEDIVQEGMIGLYKAIRDFKEDKLSSFKAFAELCITRQIITAIKTATRQKHIPLNSYVSLDKPIYDEESDRTLMDVISGAKVMDPEELIINQEEFDHIEVKMSELLSDLERKVLSLYLDGQSYQEISEELNRHVKSIDNALQRVKRKLERYLEVREISL
- the rpmG gene encoding 50S ribosomal protein L33, coding for MRKKVVLACEECGSRNYSTMSNKETDRLELKKYCKTCSNHTIHRETK
- the secE gene encoding preprotein translocase subunit SecE, which encodes MQRILNFFRDIAREMRKVSWPKRKELTSYTITVIATVAFFAVFFTVVDFGISELIRIILE
- the nusG gene encoding transcription termination/antitermination protein NusG; translated protein: MEKNWYVVHTYSGYENKVKANLEKRVESMGMQDKIFRVIVPEEEETDFKNGKKKVVKRKVFPGYVLVEIVMTDDSWYVVRNTPGVTGFVGSAGSGSKPTPLLPEEVNVILKRMGVEEKRVDIKFELGEMVQVKEGPFANFTGSIEDIDKDKAKIKVLVNMFGRDTPVELDFSQIEKL
- the rplK gene encoding 50S ribosomal protein L11 translates to MAKKVIKLVKLQIPAGKANPAPPVGPALGQAGVNIMGFCKEFNARTAEQAGLIIPVEITVFEDRSFTFITKTPPAAVLLKKAAGIESGSGEPNRNKVATVKRDKVREIAETKMPDLNAASVEAAMLMVEGTARSMGIVIED
- the rplA gene encoding 50S ribosomal protein L1, with translation MGGYSAKTTIKEEIIMAKKGKKYVEAAKLVDNTKAYPIAEAIELAKKTNFTKFDATVEVAFRLGIDPKKADQNIRGAVVLPNGTGKTQRVLVFAKGEKAKEAEAAGADFVGDADFINKINQGWFDFDVIVATPDMMGEVGKLGRVLGPKGLMPNPKTGTVTFDVEKAVNEIKAGKVEYRTDKAGNIHVPIGKVSFENDKLIENFNTIFDTMLKVKPAAAKGTYMKNVSVTSTMGPGVKVDPSTVTVK
- the rplJ gene encoding 50S ribosomal protein L10 produces the protein MSSVIEQKKQIVGEIADKFKASASTVVVDYRGLTVAEVTELRKQLREAGVEFKVYKNTLTRRAAEAAELSGLNEFLTGPNAVAFSTEDVVAPAKIINDFAKKHDALEIKAGVIEGTVATAEDVKALAELPSREGLLSMLLSVLQAPIRNLALAAKAVADQKEEQGA
- the rplL gene encoding 50S ribosomal protein L7/L12; amino-acid sequence: MTKEQIIEAVKNMTVLELNDLVKAIEEEFGVTAAAPVAVMGGAAAGGAAEEKTDFDVILASAGDQKIKVIKVVREITGLGLKEAKELVDNTPKPIKEGASKEEAEEIKAKLEEVGAGVEVK
- a CDS encoding class I SAM-dependent methyltransferase, producing MSEHYYSKTQSTDSNPKYWSFTLNNHVFRFKTDNGVFSKSEVDFGSRLLIDVFKQPEIEGDILDVGCGYGPIGLSAAKLMNNRLVHMVDVNSRAIGLARENAELNNIKNVCIYESDRLENVKSEKFAAILTNPPIRAGKKVVHDIFEQSYNKLLPGGDLWVVIQKKQGAPSAIEKLTELFGDVETVEKRKGYYILRAKKD
- the rpoB gene encoding DNA-directed RNA polymerase subunit beta, translating into MIGQLVQYGRHRQRRSYARISEVLELPNLIEIQTSSYQWFLDEGLREMFQDISPIEDFTGNLSLEFIDYSLGDPKYSVEESKERDVTYSAPLRVKVRLVNKETGEVKDQDVFMGDFPLMTETGTFVINGAERVIVSQLVRSPSVYFSGKLDKNGKKGFTATVIPNRGAWLEYETDAKDVVYVRIDRTRKLPVTVLLRALGFGSDQEIIDLIGDNEYIRNTLEKDNTEGTDKALLEIYERLRPGEPPTVENAKSLLISRFFDPKRYDLANVGRYKINKKLHIKNRLFGQRLAETLVDPETGEIIAEKGVTLDRRTLDRILPKLEENIGFKTISLYGGVVEEDITLQSIKIYAPNEDGEKAINVIGNAYVEEAVKNISPSDIIASISYFFNLLHSVGDTDDIDHLGNRRLRSVGELLQNQFRIGLSRMERVVRERMSIQDTNTITPQQLINIRPVIASIKEFFGSSQLSQFMDQTNPLAELTHKRRLSALGPGGLTRERAGFEVRDVHYSHYGRMCPIETPEGPNIGLINSLSSFAKVNRFGFIETPYRRVDPETGKVTDRIDYLTADEEDNYVVAQANVLLGDDGSFLEEEVVARFKGENTVVARDRVDYMDVSPKQVVSAATACIPFLENDDSNRALMGANMQRQAVPLMQPEAPRVGTGMEYVSGKDSGAAVICKHEGIVEHVEAREVWVRRIVNVDGQEVKGDLDKYRMLKFIRSNQGTCYNQRPIVAVGNRVTKGEILADGPSMELGELALGRNVLVAFMTWDGYNYEDAIIMSERLVKDDVYTSIHIEEYESESRDTKLGPEEITRDIPNVGEDALRNLDERGIIRTGAEVKDGDLLVGKVTPKGVTELTAEERLLHAIFGEKAREVRDTSLRVPHGGGGIVLDVKVFNREDGDELPPGVNQLVRVYIVQKRKISEGDKMAGRHGNKGVISRILPEEDMPYMPDGTPVDIMLNPLGVPSRMNIGQVLELHLGMAARSLGIHVASPVFDGATEEDVWSTIEEAGMARDAKTVLYDGRSGEPFDNRVSVGVMYMIKLAHMVDDKLHARSTGPYSLVTQQPLGGKAQFGGQRFGEMEVWALEAYGAAYTLQEILTVKSDDVVGRVKTYESIVKGENVPEPGVPESFKVLIKELQSLGMDVKILSGDEKEIEMRDTEDDEDLQQAESFAIAPEPQNSEAEEVVTKE